The following coding sequences are from one Musa acuminata AAA Group cultivar baxijiao chromosome BXJ1-6, Cavendish_Baxijiao_AAA, whole genome shotgun sequence window:
- the LOC135676509 gene encoding N-carbamoylputrescine amidase-like produces MAGARKVVVAALQFACSDSVSENVDTAERLVRAAHKKGANIVLIQELFEGYYFCQAQRADFFQHAKPYKEHPTILRMQKLAKELGVVIPVSFFEEANNAHYNSVAIIDADGTDLGLYRKSHIPDGPGYQEKFYFNPGDTGFKVFTTKFARIGVAICWDQWFPEAARAMALQGAEILFYPTAIGSEPQDEGLDSREHWKRVMQGHAGANLVPLVASNRIGKETIETEHGNSTITFYGNSFIAGPTGELVALANDKDEEILVAEFDLDKIKAQRLSWGIFRDRRPDLYKVLLTLDGAK; encoded by the exons ATGGCGGGGGCGAGGAAGGTGGTCGTCGCTGCTCTCCAGTTCGCCTGCTCCGACTCGGTCTCGGAGAACGTCGATACCGCTGAGAG GTTAGTAAGAGCTGCTCATAAGAAGGGGGCAAACATTGTTCTCATTCAG GAACTATTTGAGGGTTATTATTTCTGTCAAGCCCAACGAGCAGATTTCTTTCAACATGCTAAGCCATACAAAGAGCATCCTACAATTTTAAG GATGCAGAAACTTGCTAAGGAGTTAGGTGTTGTAATACCTGTGAGTTTCTTTGAAGAGGCAAATAATGCTCATTATAATTCAGTAGCAATTATTGATGCAGATGGGACGGACCTTGGTTTATACAGGAAATCACATATTCCAGATGGACCAG gcTACCAAGAAAAATTTTATTTCAACCCAGGAGACACTGGCTTCAAG GTATTCACAACCAAGTTTGCAAGGATTGGAGTTG CAATTTGCTGGGATCAGTGGTTTCCTGAAGCTGCTAGAGCTATGGCACTTCAGGGAGCTGAAATATTATTTTACCCTACTGCTATCGGATCAGAACCCCAAGATGAAGGGCTTGACTCTCGTGAACACTGGAAACGAGTAATGCAAGGACATGCTGGTGCTAATTTG GTCCCACTTGTAGCTTCTAACCGAATCGGAAAGGAGACGATCGAAACAGAACATGGAAACAGCACGATCACATTTTATGGCAATTCTTTCATAGCAG GACCAACTGGAGAACTGGTGGCACTTGCAAATGACAAGGATGAGGAGATTTTGGTTGCAGAGTTTGACTTGGATAAAATTAAAGCTCAGAGGCTCAGCTGGGGGATTTTTCGAGATCGGCGTCCAGACCTGTACAAGGTATTGTTAACGCTCGATGGTGCCAAATGA